Proteins encoded together in one Myxocyprinus asiaticus isolate MX2 ecotype Aquarium Trade chromosome 9, UBuf_Myxa_2, whole genome shotgun sequence window:
- the LOC127446344 gene encoding adenylate kinase 4, mitochondrial-like isoform X2, translated as MDGRTEVEFSEAGVLAKTYIKKGLLLPDHVMTRLLLPRLEEITTYSWVLDGFPRTLTQAEALNSACDLDVVINLNIPLETLKDRLCHRWIHPSSGRVYNMHFNPPRVQGLDDITGEPLIQQEDDRPEALVARLRHYKDIAKPVIDLYKAKGILYTFSDTETDRIWPNINTLLSTKIPTLQSDARCASTHSEIL; from the exons AGGCTGGTGTTCTGGCTAAGACGTATATAAAAAAAGGCTTGCTGTTGCCTGACCATGTTATGACCCGCCTTCTTCTGCCTAGACTGGAGGAGATAACCACATACAGTTGGGTTCTGGATG GGTTCCCTCGAACTTTAACTCAGGCTGAAGCCCTGAACAGTGCCTGTGATCTGGATGTAGTCATCAACCTCAACATCCCTCTGGAAACACTGAAGGATAGGCTGTGTCATCGCTGGATACACCCATCTAGTGGGAGAGTCTACAATATGCACTTCAATCCACCCCGCGTTCAG GGGCTAGATGACATCACAGGAGAGCCACTGATACAACAGGAGGATGACAGACCAGAGGCATTGGTTGCCAGACTGAGACACTACAAAGATATTGCCAAACCTGTCATAGACTTATATAA GGCTAAAGGCATCCTATACACATTCTCGGACACAGAGACAGATCGTATCTGGCCGAACATCAACACACTGCTCAGCACTAAGATTCCAACCCTCCAATCAGATGCTCGGTGTGCCTCAACTCACTCTGAAATCCTCTGA